A single region of the Silene latifolia isolate original U9 population chromosome 8, ASM4854445v1, whole genome shotgun sequence genome encodes:
- the LOC141594591 gene encoding uncharacterized protein LOC141594591, translating to MNISGIGKNIGRKLKQVEKLNKGLRTAENVQRRKRLMAEIAELRRKEEQFWRQRSRALWLKDGDKNTKFFHTRASERKRKNHIAKLVDDEGRVREGNDQVALVANSYFQQLFSSSNPTVPAGVLAGLEGRVTNAMNEELRREYTEEEVLEALNQMHPLKAPGPDGMNGLFFQTYWSSVGPDVITTVLAILRGQKSARELNKTNIVLIPKKKAPDKIRDFRLISLCNVAYKLVSKVLANRLKSFLGDIVSENQSAFTPGRAISDNVMIAFEVFHYMKYLNNTEGYMAIKLDMVGSWVVVVVAAGLFRDSWCVCGDWVVNQARYRMPTARRGPVVDITQEELDLLLAENAALKAKRMDSAKMSTFIARHNPTQFTGDGEPHLLGEWCREFSNLFELIACPEELQVDQAAHYLRGMAGDWWSANKMSIRESAAEHGSEYVEWDVFQRILHNIFLPEFQKDKLREEFDIFKMAEDMTVEEYYKKFTQLAKHAGEMGFDEAMLAMKFERGLTIGIKKRLISAPPTTVRNIYLRAGAAERLAEMIKDEKKIKAEKRKAESENAGSKKQNSNRYSGYFTNNASGGNRNQGGGGYKSGSTGSGTVGIVCYGCGKTGHKQAVCRSSGRNQSRGYHTSTSGYSGSRMHASGSSGYRTPMSGYGGGMRSGASSNYQRSYNNYQNRSQQSQYSRSGNNQKTGTEGNQQAGAATTSQSGAKSSGKLYAMGKQAAKDDAHVVTGTFLVSSKPTFVLFDSGATHSFVSREHARTLNLEIFDLIMDSVTIPSGESVSCSRIYKSVPIKIGEVVFHCDLIEFPLGGFEVILGMDWLGKYRAFIDCHQKKISLRGPKGVRVSYKGYLVKPKVKFISVNTLKSSLRKGDQLILCQMWDCEAGTPRACEIPVVREFEEVFRDDVPGLPPKREVEFSIDLKPGAGPISKSPYRMGPREMDELKKQLDELAEKGFIRPSVSPWGAPLSGAGVFSKIDLRSGYHQLLIKDEDIPKTAFRTSPYLDKFVVVFIDDILVYSKNEEEHEDHLRKVLKVLKEKELNAKLSKCEFWLKKVAFLGHVISKEGVSVDPSKIEAVTKWQRPKNVSEIRSFLGLAGYYRRFVKDFSKIAKPLTSLMRKENRFVWDESCEKAFLTLKERLTTAPILALPDGSENFEVYTDASKHGLGCVLMQNGRVIAYASRQLKTYEENYPTHDLELGAVVFALKLWRHYLYGATFKVFSDHKSLKYIYTQRELNMRQRRWIELIGDYDMQIIYHEGKANVVADALSRKSIHALCSARSRVRLYNELREMEIYMIRKGETLGDLTVEPELYGEIRELQKDDVRIQKWRVMIEKADEGVKSKFSIHSDGNLRFNGRWCIPDNEGLKKKILTEAHATPYSIHPGGDKLYKDLKKTFWWPNMKKEVAEFVSRCLTCQRVKGEHKRPQGKVQPLEVPEWKWEKRQQYDPGDCCGLTKSAHFIPMKDTWSKAELAKLYVQNVLKLHGVPKDIVSDRDSRFISKFWQELQSALGTRYHASIGMAPFEALYGRKCRSPVCWDDRADAVVLGPEMIQEMVEQVRVIRQKMRAAQDRQKSYADLKRSDISFEAGEKVFFKYIDERGDEIWETGKAESKFIGPYEILMSGRSSISTSFTSISS from the exons ATGAACATTAGTGGGATTGGCAAGAACATAGGGAGGAAACTCAAGCAAGTGGAGAAGTTAAATAAGGGTTTAAGGACGGCGGAGAATGTGCAGCGAAGGAAGAGGCTTATGGCCGAAATAGCTGAGTTGAGACGCAAAGAGGAGCAATTTTGGAGGCAACGATCCCGGGCTTTGTGGTTGAAAGATGGGGACAAAAATACAAAGTTCTTTCATACACGTGCATCGGAGAGGAAACGAAAGAATCATATAGCCAAGCTTGTCGATGATGAGGGGCGGGTTAGGGAAGGGAATGATCAAGTAGCTCTCGTTGCAAATTCATACTTTCAGCAGCTGTTTTCTTCCTCAAATCCCACGGTGCCAGCTGGGGTTTTGGCGGGGTTGGAGGGCAGAGTTACTAACGCTATGAATGAGGAGCTAAGGCGAGAATATACGGAAGAGGAGGTGCTCGAAGCTTTAAATCAAATGCATCCGCTAAAGGCTCCGGGTCCGGATGGGATGAATGGGCTCTTCTTCCAAACTTATTGGAGCTCGGTTGGACCGGATGTGATAACCACTGTGTTAGCTATTTTACGTGGTCAGAAATCAGCGCGGGAATTAAACAAGACAAACATTGTTCTTATTCCTAAGAAGAAAGCTCCCGACAAAATCCGCGACTTCCGCCTTATTAGCCTCTGCAATGTTGCATACAAGTTGGTTTCAAAAGTCCTCGCGAACCGTTTGAAGTCCTTTCTTGGTGATATAGTTTCGGAAAATCAGAGTGCTTTTACTCCCGGGCGTGCGATCTCAGATAATGTTATGATTGCTTTCGAGGTGTTTCATTACATGAAATATTTAAACAACACTGAAGGATACATGGCTATTAAGCTGGATATG GTGGGGTCGTGGGTAGTCGTAGTGGTTGCAGCGGGTTTGTTCAGGGATAGTTGGTGCGTTTGTGGGGACtgggtggtgaaccaggccagg TATAGAATGCCTACAGCAAGGAGGGGACCAGTAGTTGACATCACACAAGAGGAGCTGGATCTGTTGCTAGCCGAGAATGCGGCCCTAAAGGCCAAGCGTATGGATTCCGCTAAGATGAGCACATTTATTGCGAGGCACAACCCTACCCAATTCACTGGGGATGGAGAGCCTCACTTGCTGGGAGAATGGTGCCGGGAGTTCAGTAATTTGTTCGAGCTTATAGCTTGTCCGGAGGAATTGCAAGTCGATCAAGCTGCTCATTATCTCCGGGGTATGGCTGGAGATTGGTGGTCTGCAAACAAAATGTCTATTCGTGAGTCTGCAGCAGAGCATGGGAGTGAGTATGTAGAGTGGGATGTGTTCCAGAGGATCTTACATAATATCTTCCTTCCAGAATTTCAGAAGGACAAGCTGAGAGAGGAATTTGACATCTTCAAGATGGCAGAGGATATGACAGTGGAAGAATATTATAAGAAGTTTACCCAGTTAGCTAAACATGCAGGAGAAATGGGCTTCGATGAAGCAATGTTAGCTATGAAGTTTGAGAGGGGACTGACAATTGGCATCAAGAAAAGACTCATATCCGCTCCGCCCACCACAGTCCGTAACATCTACCTGAGGGCTGGGGCGGCGGAGAGGCTTGCTGAAATGATTAAGGATGAGAAGAAGATAAAGGCTGAAAAGAGGAAAGCTGAAAGTGAGAACGCTGGGTCGAAAAAGCAGAACTCCAACAGGTACAGTGGGTACTTCACCAACAATGCTTCAGGAGGTAACCGCAATCAGGGTGGCGGTGGCTACAAGAGTGGTAGTACGGGGTCCGGTACCGTTGGGATAGTTTGCTATGGTTGTGGAAAGACGGGGCACAAGCAGGCTGTATGCCGATCATCTGGTAGGAATCAGTCCAGAGGGTACCACACATCTACCTCTGGATACAGTGGTTCGCGCATGCATGCATCTGGAAGTAGTGGATACCGTACTCCCATGTCAGGCTATGGAGGAGGTATGAGGTCTGGGGCTAGCAGTAATTACCAGCGGAGCTACAACAATTACCAGAACCGTTCTCAGCAGAGTCAGTACAGCAGAAGTGGAAATAATCAAAAGACCGGAACCGAAGGGAACCAGCAGGCTGGGGCGGCTACTACCAGCCAGAGTGGAGCTAAGTCCAGTGGCAAACTTTATGCCATGGGGAAGCAGGCAGCTAaagatgatgctcatgtggtgactggtacatttcttgtGAGCTCGAAACCTACCTTTGTGCTTTTTGATTCCGGAGCTACCCACTCCTTTGTGTCTAGAGAGCATGCTAGGACTTTGAATCTTGAAATTTTTGATTTGATTATGGATTCTGTGACAATACCTTCTGGAGAGTCTGTGTCCTGTAGTAGAATCTATAAGAGTGTGCCAATTAAGATCGGGGAGGTTGTCTTTCATTGTGACCTGATTGAGTTTCCCTTGGGGGGATTTGAGGTGATTCTGGGAATGGATTGGTTGGGGAAGTATAGAGCTTTTATCGACTGTCACCAGAAGAAGATTTCCTTAAGGGGACCTAAGGGAGTGAGGGTGTCTTACAAGGGATACTTGGTCAAACCTAAAGTCAAATTTATTTCTGTTAACACCCTTAAGTCTAGTCTGAGGAAGGGGGACCAATTGATCTTGTGTCAGATGTGGGATTGTGAGGCGGGGACCCCTAGGGCTTGTGAGATACCTGTTGTACGAGAATTCGAGGAAGTATTTCGAGATGATGTCCCTGGATTACCACCGAAGAGAGAAGTGGAATTTTCCATTGATCTAAAGCCGGGAGCAGGACCGATATCTAAATCACCGTATCGGATGGGACCGAGAGAGATGgatgagttgaagaagcagttggatgagttGGCAGAAAAAGGATTCATCCGACCTAGtgtgtcaccatggggagcaccg TTGAGCGGAGCTGGAgttttctccaagattgatttaaGATCGGGGTATCACCAACTGTTGATAAAGGATGAAGACATTCCCAAGACCGCTTTCAGAacaag TCCATACCTGGATAAATTCGTGGTCGTGTTTATTGATGATATCCTGGTATATTCCAAGAATGAAGAGGAGCACGAAGATCACCTGAGGAAAGTATTGAAGGTACTAAAGGAAAAAGAATTGAATGCAAAATTGAGCAAATGTGAGTTTTGGCTGAAGAAAGTTGCCTTTTTAGGGCATGTAATTTCTAAGGAAGGGGTGTCCGTCGATccaagcaagattgaggcagtgactaaGTGGCAGAGGCCTAAGAATGTGAGCGAGATTCGAAGCTttttgggtttggcgggttactacaGAAGATTTGTCAAGGACTTCTCGAAGATAGCTAAGCCCTTGAcatcgttgatgaggaaagagaatcgTTTTGTCTGGGATGAGAGTTGCGAGAAGGCATTCTTAACCCTTAAGGAACGCCTGACTACAGCTCCTATACTGGCCTTACCAGATGGGagtgagaatttcgaggtttatactgATGCTTCCAAGCATGGTCTGGGGTGTGTATTGATGCAGAATGGGAGAGTGATCGCATATGCTTCacgacagttgaagacctacgaggagaattaccctacccaTGACTTGGAGTTGGGAGCAGTGGTCTTCGCACTTAAATTGTGGCGTCATTATCTCTACGGGGCTACTTTtaaagtgttttcagatcataagagcttgaagtacatTTACACCCAGCGAGAGTTGAATATGAGGCAGAGAAGGTGGATAgagttgattggagattatgacatgCAAATTATCTATCATGAGGGCAAGGCGAATGTGGTGGCGGATGCACTAAGTAGAAAGTCCATCCATGCTTTGTGTAGTGCCAGATCGAGAGTAAGATTGTATAATGAGCTGAGAGAGATGGAAATTTACATGATCCGGAAGGGAGAAACCCTTGGGGATTTGACTGTGGAGCCAGAGTTGTATGGGGAGATTCGAGAGTTGCAGAAAGACGATGTTAGAATCCAGAAATGGCGTGTGATGATTGAGAAAGCTGATGAAGGGGTCAAATCCAAATTCAGCATTCATTCTGATGGTAATTTGAGGTTCAACGGGAGATGGTGCATCCCTGACAATGAAGGATTAAAGAAGAAGATTTTAACCGAGGCTCATGCCACGCCGTATTCCATTCACCCGGGAGGTGACAAGTTGTACAaagatcttaagaagactttctggtggccaaacatgaagaaggAAGTTGCGGAGTTTGtgtctcgatgtttgacatgccagagagtgaaaggggagcataAGAGGCCGCAAGGCAAGGTTCAACCTCTAGAggtgccagagtggaagtgggaaa AGAGGCAACAATATGATCCGGGTGATTGTTGTGGGTTGACTAAGTCCGCTCACTTTATTCCTATGAAGGATACCtggagtaaagctgagttggcTAAGTTATATGTTCAGAATGTGCTCAAATTGCATGGTGTGCCTAAGGACATTGTTTCAGATCGAGATTCGAGATTCATATCTAAGTTTTGGCAGGAGTTGCAATCTGCATTGGGTACTCG ctatcatgCTAGCATTGGGATGGCCCCTTTTGAGGCCTTGTATgggaggaagtgtaggagtcctgtgtgttgggatgatcgagctGATGCGGTGGTGTTGGGACCAGAGATGATCCAAGAAATGGTGGAACAGGTTCGGGTTATCCGGCAGAAGATGAGAGCTGCCCAAGATAGGCAGAAGAGCTATGCTGATCTCAAGAGAAGTGATATTTCTTTCGAGGCTGGAGAGAAAGTTTTCTTTAAGTATATCGATGAGAGGGGTGATGAGATTTGGGAAACGGGGAAAGCCGAGTCGAAATTCATTGGACCATATGAGATATTGATGAGTGGGAGAAGTAGCATATCGACTAGCTTTACCTCCATCTCTAGCTAA
- the LOC141594066 gene encoding guanine nucleotide-binding protein subunit gamma 2-like isoform X1: MKADEETIGSGRSGNAKKPSNFIGRHRLQAALSHLDQQINIFQEELNELDSVGGPSTVCNELITGVESTPDPLLPETRGPVDVSWERWFGGGNTSRTHRRWI, from the exons ATGAAGGCAGATGAGGAGACGATAGGAAGCGGAAGAAGTGGTAATGCTAAAAAGCCATCAAATTTTATAGGTAGACATCGTTTACAAGCTGCTCTTTCCCATCTTGACCAACAAATCAATATTTTCCAG GAGGAGTTAAATGAGCTTGATTCCGTTGGTGGACCTTCTACAGTTTGCAATGA GCTGATTACCGGTGTTGAATCTACGCCAGACCCCCTTCTCCCCGA GACAAGGGGCCCAGTAGATGTAAGTTGGGAGAGGTGGTTTGGAGGAGGAAATACCTCAAGAACTCACAGGAGATGGATCTGA
- the LOC141594066 gene encoding guanine nucleotide-binding protein subunit gamma 2-like isoform X2 → MKADEETIGSGRSGNAKKPSNFIGRHRLQAALSHLDQQINIFQEELNELDSVGGPSTVCNETRGPVDVSWERWFGGGNTSRTHRRWI, encoded by the exons ATGAAGGCAGATGAGGAGACGATAGGAAGCGGAAGAAGTGGTAATGCTAAAAAGCCATCAAATTTTATAGGTAGACATCGTTTACAAGCTGCTCTTTCCCATCTTGACCAACAAATCAATATTTTCCAG GAGGAGTTAAATGAGCTTGATTCCGTTGGTGGACCTTCTACAGTTTGCAATGA GACAAGGGGCCCAGTAGATGTAAGTTGGGAGAGGTGGTTTGGAGGAGGAAATACCTCAAGAACTCACAGGAGATGGATCTGA
- the LOC141594592 gene encoding uncharacterized protein LOC141594592, giving the protein MNALSINCRGLGNPDAVCALRALVRKEAPAILFLCETKLCGRDMRKVKEKLDGYFGIEVDSVGRSGGLAMLWRKDVDCSFLSASVHHMDFSVKSSEGEWRITGFYGWPTVSDRHLSWELLRLLSRQSQLPWVCLGDFNEILYSTEMIGGNRPQRQMNNFRDAIDDCGLRDVPWEGYNFSFDNGQAGDANRQCMLDRALCTAAWTDLFPFARLFYLAREWSDHAPIKLVLNRRDIEYPRPRKFRFEQIWVGAEGCNDAVDRGVERGGGNLVQVLHECARELRE; this is encoded by the coding sequence ATGAATGCTTTAAGTATTAACTGCcggggcttgggcaaccccgaTGCAGTGTGTGCGCTCCGTGCGTTGGTGCGGAAGGAGGCCCCGGCCATACTGTTCTTATGTGAAACCAAATTGTGTGGTCGTGATATGAGGAAGGTGAAGGAGAAACTGGATGGTTATTTCGGGATTGAAGTGGATAGTGTGGGTCGGTCTGGTGGTTTAGCGATGCTTTGGCGTAAGGATGTCGATTGCTCTTTCTTGTCGGCCTCAGTTCACCATATGGATTTCTCTGTTAAATCAAGTGAAGGGGAGTGGAGAATTACGGGGTTTTATGGTTGGCCGACTGTTTCAGATCGTCATCTTTCATGGGAATTACTTCGGCTCCTCAGTAGACAGTCACAGCTGCCTTGGGTATGTCTAGGTGATTTTAATGAAATTCTTTATTCGACGGAAATGATAGGTGGTAATAGGCCTCAGAGACAGATGAACAACTTTCGAGATGCCATTGATGACTGTGGCCTCAGGGATGTACCATGGGAGGGATACAACTTCTCGTTCGATAATGGCCAGGCCGGGGACGCGAATAGACAATGTATGCTTGACAGGGCTCTTTGCACGGCTGCTTGGACTGACTTATTCCCGTTCGCCAGGCTGTTCTATTTGGCTAGGGAATGGTCAGACCACGCACCCATTAAATTGGTTCTAAATAGAAGGGATATTGAATATCCGAGACCTCGCAAGTTCAGGTTCGAGCAGATTTGGGTTGGTGCGGAAGGGTGCAATGATGCGGTGGACAGAGGAGTTGAGAGAGGAGGTGGGAATTTGGTACAGGTTCTACATGAGTGTGCGAGAGAGTTGCGTGAGTAG